Proteins found in one Cellulomonas palmilytica genomic segment:
- a CDS encoding cytochrome ubiquinol oxidase subunit I yields MDALDLARWQFGITTVYHFIFVPLTIGLSPLVAIMQTIWYRTGDERWLRLTKFFGKLLLINFAIGVATGIVQEFQFGMAWSEYSRFVGDVFGAPLAMEALAAFFVESTFLGLWIFGWDRLPKKIHLATIWAVAVATTLSAYFILAANSWMQHPVGITYNFETGRAEMNDIGAVLTNPTVLAAFPHTITAAWVTAGTFVAGIAAWWMVKKVRSGDVATARDVYRPAVIVGLVAMLVGGVGVAVSGDAQAKLMFEQQPAKMAAAEGLCESTDGASFSILAIGDLTNDCDGVKHLIEIPGLTSFLATNDFDAHIRGVDELQEYYTQWIGEWEAEHGVVFDEDTAFYPNLAITYWSFRLMIGFGAGSAALALGALWLLRKKGSVTDKKWFGTLGVAAIATPFLASSFGWIFTEMGRQPWVVAPNPDASGVDGVWLLTARGVSTVTSPATIWISLIGFTLLYGVLAVVWYRLMHRYAVEGVAASEKDPSPEARAGSDDDTTTLSFAY; encoded by the coding sequence GTGGACGCCCTCGACCTGGCCCGCTGGCAGTTCGGCATCACGACCGTCTACCACTTCATCTTCGTGCCGCTGACGATCGGCCTGTCGCCGCTCGTCGCGATCATGCAGACGATCTGGTACCGCACGGGCGACGAGCGCTGGCTGCGCCTGACCAAGTTCTTCGGCAAGCTCCTGCTGATCAACTTCGCGATCGGTGTCGCCACCGGGATCGTGCAGGAGTTCCAGTTCGGGATGGCCTGGAGCGAGTACTCGCGGTTCGTCGGCGACGTGTTCGGTGCGCCGCTCGCGATGGAGGCGCTCGCCGCGTTCTTCGTCGAGTCGACGTTCCTCGGCCTGTGGATCTTCGGGTGGGACCGCCTGCCGAAGAAGATCCACCTCGCGACGATCTGGGCGGTCGCGGTCGCGACGACGTTGTCGGCGTACTTCATCCTCGCGGCGAACTCGTGGATGCAGCACCCGGTCGGCATCACGTACAACTTCGAGACCGGCCGCGCCGAGATGAACGACATCGGCGCGGTGCTCACGAACCCGACCGTGCTCGCGGCGTTCCCGCACACGATCACCGCGGCGTGGGTGACCGCGGGCACGTTCGTCGCCGGCATCGCCGCCTGGTGGATGGTCAAGAAGGTCCGCTCGGGCGACGTCGCCACGGCGCGTGACGTCTACCGCCCCGCGGTGATCGTCGGGCTCGTCGCGATGCTGGTCGGCGGCGTCGGCGTCGCGGTCTCGGGCGACGCGCAGGCCAAGCTCATGTTCGAGCAGCAGCCCGCCAAGATGGCGGCGGCCGAGGGCCTGTGCGAGTCGACCGACGGCGCGTCGTTCTCGATCCTCGCGATCGGCGACCTCACGAACGACTGCGACGGCGTCAAGCACCTCATCGAGATCCCCGGCCTGACCTCGTTCCTCGCGACGAACGACTTCGACGCGCACATCCGCGGCGTCGACGAGCTGCAGGAGTACTACACGCAGTGGATCGGCGAGTGGGAGGCCGAGCACGGCGTCGTGTTCGACGAGGACACGGCGTTCTACCCGAACCTCGCGATCACCTACTGGTCGTTCCGCCTCATGATCGGGTTCGGCGCCGGCTCGGCGGCCCTCGCGCTCGGCGCGCTGTGGCTGCTGCGCAAGAAGGGCTCGGTCACGGACAAGAAGTGGTTCGGCACGCTCGGCGTCGCCGCGATCGCCACCCCGTTCCTGGCCTCCTCGTTCGGCTGGATCTTCACCGAGATGGGCCGCCAGCCGTGGGTCGTCGCGCCGAACCCCGACGCGTCGGGCGTCGACGGCGTCTGGCTGCTCACCGCGCGCGGCGTGTCCACCGTGACGAGCCCCGCGACGATCTGGATCTCCCTGATCGGCTTCACGCTGCTGTACGGCGTGCTCGCGGTCGTCTGGTACCGCCTCATGCACCGCTACGCGGTCGAGGGCGTCGCCGCGAGCGAGAAGGACCCGAGCCCCGAGGCGCGCGCCGGGTCCGACGACGACACCACGACCCTGTCCTTCGCCTACTGA
- the cydC gene encoding thiol reductant ABC exporter subunit CydC — MATVQDSPARGTLRRAVALLEVDRGRFALAVLLGTLALGCAVALAAVSAWLIARASQMPPVLTLSVATVGVRAFGVGRGVLRYVERLVSHDLALTGMSRLRTALYERLAAGRPGAVLAVRRGDLLARVGADVDDVGDLVVRGLLPAAVATTLGLATTVAMTLIWPPAGLALGVCLVLAGVVAPWLADRGARTAERLGTQARADVTAEALGLLDDAGPLTVAGRVPERLAALRDADARARAAVDAGAGPSALAAGLGQLAMGVAVLAALVTGIPAVGDGRLDPVLLAVVVLTPLAAFEATSVLPQAAVQVHRSRAAAARILALLDAADERPTETAAASAAGPGSAAGPVAHLAARDLVVGWPGGPDLLSLDLDLRPGRLVAVVGPSGTGKTTLLLTLAGLLAPHTGSVTVDAAPPVPGRTTSLTAEDAHVFGTTLLENLRVARGDVTPDEAREALAAVGLGPWFADLPDGLDTPLGPDGRTLSGGERRRLLLARALLSPAPFLLLDEPTEHLDSAGADEVLHVLRAQSERGVLVVTHRLTGLEIVDEVIRLADGRVAARGTHAHLLAHDGDYREAVQHELQDRR; from the coding sequence GTGGCGACGGTCCAGGACTCCCCCGCGCGCGGCACGTTGCGCCGCGCCGTCGCGCTGCTCGAGGTCGACCGCGGCCGGTTCGCGCTCGCCGTGCTGCTCGGCACGCTCGCGCTCGGCTGCGCGGTCGCGCTCGCCGCGGTGTCCGCGTGGCTCATCGCGCGCGCGTCCCAGATGCCGCCCGTGCTGACCCTGTCGGTCGCGACGGTCGGCGTGCGCGCGTTCGGCGTCGGGCGCGGCGTGCTGCGGTACGTCGAGCGGCTCGTCTCGCACGACCTCGCGCTGACCGGCATGAGCCGGCTGCGCACCGCGCTGTACGAGCGGCTCGCGGCCGGCCGGCCGGGGGCCGTGCTCGCCGTGCGACGCGGTGACCTGCTCGCGCGCGTCGGCGCGGACGTCGACGACGTCGGCGACCTCGTCGTGCGCGGCCTGCTGCCCGCGGCCGTCGCGACGACCCTCGGGCTCGCGACGACGGTCGCCATGACCCTGATCTGGCCGCCGGCCGGTCTCGCGCTCGGGGTGTGCCTGGTGCTGGCGGGCGTCGTCGCGCCGTGGCTCGCGGACCGCGGCGCCCGCACCGCCGAGCGGCTCGGCACGCAGGCCCGCGCGGACGTCACGGCCGAGGCCCTCGGGCTGCTCGACGACGCCGGACCGCTCACCGTCGCAGGACGCGTCCCCGAGCGACTCGCGGCGCTGCGCGACGCCGACGCCCGAGCCCGCGCGGCGGTCGACGCGGGTGCCGGCCCGTCCGCGCTCGCCGCGGGCCTCGGTCAGCTCGCCATGGGCGTCGCGGTGCTCGCGGCGCTCGTCACCGGCATCCCGGCGGTCGGCGACGGCCGCCTCGACCCGGTGCTGCTCGCCGTGGTCGTCCTCACGCCGCTCGCCGCGTTCGAGGCCACGTCCGTCCTGCCCCAGGCCGCGGTCCAGGTGCACCGCTCGCGCGCCGCCGCCGCGCGCATCCTCGCGCTGCTCGACGCCGCCGACGAGCGGCCCACGGAGACGGCCGCCGCGTCGGCTGCCGGACCGGGATCCGCTGCAGGCCCGGTGGCGCACCTCGCGGCCCGCGACCTCGTCGTCGGATGGCCGGGCGGACCCGACCTGCTCTCCCTCGACCTCGACCTGCGCCCGGGGCGCCTCGTCGCGGTCGTCGGCCCGTCCGGGACGGGCAAGACCACGCTGCTCCTCACGCTCGCCGGCCTGCTCGCGCCGCACACGGGCAGCGTGACCGTGGACGCCGCGCCGCCCGTGCCCGGCCGCACCACGTCGCTCACCGCCGAGGACGCGCACGTGTTCGGCACGACGCTCCTGGAGAACCTGCGCGTCGCGCGCGGCGACGTGACGCCCGACGAGGCGCGCGAGGCGCTGGCCGCCGTCGGGCTCGGCCCCTGGTTCGCCGACCTGCCCGACGGTCTCGACACCCCGCTCGGACCCGACGGTCGCACACTCTCCGGCGGGGAACGTCGCCGCCTCCTGCTCGCCCGCGCGCTCCTGTCCCCCGCGCCGTTCCTGCTGCTCGACGAGCCGACCGAGCACCTGGACAGCGCGGGCGCCGACGAGGTGCTGCACGTCCTGCGCGCGCAGTCCGAGCGCGGCGTGCTCGTCGTGACGCACCGCCTCACGGGTCTCGAGATCGTCGACGAGGTGATCCGGCTCGCCGACGGCCGGGTCGCGGCGCGCGGCACGCACGCGCACCTCCTGGCGCACGACGGCGACTACCGTGAGGCCGTGCAGCACGAGCTCCAGGACCGGCGATGA
- a CDS encoding response regulator — protein sequence MIVDDHEVVRRGIAEVVERTEGMTVVAEAGSVADGVRRATLVHPQVMLVDLQLPDGTGIDLLHQVHEKQPGARAIVLTSFDDDDAVAAALEAGAAAYLLKSVRGAEITDVIRAVAAGRTLLDERTVTRRRAGQDDPTENLTPSELRVLDLIGEGLSNREIAERLGVAEKTVKNHITSLLAKMGLQRRTQVAAWVASRKHSSWRAEPGH from the coding sequence ATGATCGTCGACGACCACGAGGTGGTCCGTCGCGGCATCGCCGAGGTGGTCGAGCGCACCGAGGGGATGACCGTTGTCGCAGAGGCGGGGTCCGTCGCCGACGGCGTGCGCCGTGCGACGCTCGTCCACCCGCAGGTCATGCTCGTCGACCTCCAGCTGCCTGACGGCACGGGGATCGACCTGCTGCACCAGGTGCACGAGAAGCAGCCGGGGGCGCGCGCCATCGTCCTGACGTCGTTCGACGACGACGACGCGGTCGCCGCCGCGCTCGAGGCGGGCGCCGCGGCCTACCTGCTCAAGTCCGTGCGCGGTGCCGAGATCACCGACGTCATCCGCGCCGTGGCCGCGGGCCGCACGCTGCTCGACGAGCGCACGGTCACCCGCCGTCGCGCGGGCCAGGACGACCCGACCGAGAACCTCACGCCCAGCGAGCTGCGCGTGCTCGACCTCATCGGCGAGGGCTTGTCGAACCGCGAGATCGCGGAGCGGCTCGGCGTCGCCGAGAAGACCGTGAAGAACCACATCACGTCGCTGCTCGCGAAGATGGGCCTGCAGCGGCGCACGCAGGTGGCCGCGTGGGTCGCGTCCCGCAAGCACTCGAGCTGGCGCGCGGAGCCCGGCCACTGA
- a CDS encoding DUF6318 family protein: MSPTPTPVPTSGPDQDVTHPPTEPSALAGPASKANAAQVATYFLRLFPYAVATGDLAAWDELSSDTCRYCATVRRMVEEIHGPGNHGTGGAYDITSSDSYVNDDGTFVVVAEATQYPSQTIDPKGRLVEDFPGVNHYRVRVGLTFDGRWTVTGVQVDDA, encoded by the coding sequence GTGAGCCCAACCCCGACGCCGGTGCCCACCAGCGGCCCGGACCAGGACGTCACGCACCCGCCGACGGAGCCGTCCGCCCTCGCGGGCCCGGCGAGCAAGGCCAACGCCGCGCAGGTCGCAACGTACTTCCTGCGGCTCTTTCCGTATGCGGTGGCCACCGGTGACCTCGCCGCTTGGGACGAGCTCAGCTCGGACACGTGCCGTTACTGCGCGACTGTTCGACGCATGGTCGAGGAGATTCATGGACCTGGGAACCACGGGACCGGCGGCGCGTACGACATCACGAGTTCGGACTCCTACGTCAACGACGACGGCACGTTCGTCGTCGTCGCCGAGGCGACGCAGTACCCCTCGCAGACCATCGATCCCAAGGGGCGTCTCGTCGAGGACTTCCCCGGCGTCAACCACTACCGAGTTCGCGTCGGGCTCACTTTCGACGGCAGGTGGACGGTCACGGGCGTCCAGGTCGACGACGCATGA
- the cydD gene encoding thiol reductant ABC exporter subunit CydD: protein MKPLDPRLLRHARAARWYVALTVALGLVTAALVVAQALLLAHVLGRAVTDGVGLGAGAWDALAPLVGWLVLVVAARVLTTVVQERYAHRAAARAVAELRERVVAHATALGPRRLGDGRAPEVVALATRGLDDLEPYFVRYLPALVLAATVTPATLLVVLGLEWVSAAILAAVLPLVPLFMWLVGVLTQGRSERGLAAMQRLSAQVLDLVAGLSTLRALGRERGPGARVQALGDAHRRATMGTLRIAFLSGMVLELLATLSVALVAVGIGLRLVNGHLDLVTGLAVLVLAPEVLAPLRAVGAQFHASTDGVAAAEAAFTLLEEPLPVASAATRPAPDLRRTPVRLEHVTVRTARGATPDDLSVVLTPGRVTALAGPPGSGKSTAVEVLLGLLTPDEGRVVIGDDDAVVVAAGAPGTVDLTDFRRQVSWLPQRPVLEPGTLAQVVGGDDEQRAAAAAVTGLDAVVEQLPEGWATRVGRGGHGLSVGQAQRVALTRALVVTAPLVVLDEPTAHLDEASERVVLRTVAALRDAGRTVLLVAHRPALLACADDVVTLAAEPVAS from the coding sequence GTGAAGCCGCTCGACCCGCGCCTGCTGCGCCACGCCCGCGCAGCGCGGTGGTACGTCGCCCTGACCGTCGCGCTCGGCCTCGTGACGGCCGCCCTGGTGGTCGCGCAGGCGCTGCTGCTGGCGCATGTGCTGGGCCGGGCCGTGACCGACGGCGTGGGCCTCGGGGCGGGCGCGTGGGACGCGCTCGCCCCGCTCGTCGGCTGGCTCGTGCTGGTCGTCGCCGCTCGGGTGCTGACCACGGTCGTGCAGGAGCGGTACGCGCACCGCGCCGCGGCGCGCGCGGTGGCCGAGCTGCGCGAGCGCGTCGTCGCGCACGCCACGGCGCTCGGCCCGCGTCGCCTCGGCGACGGCCGCGCGCCGGAGGTGGTGGCGCTCGCGACGCGCGGGCTCGACGACCTCGAGCCGTACTTCGTGCGGTACCTGCCGGCGCTCGTGCTCGCGGCGACCGTCACCCCCGCGACGCTGCTCGTCGTGCTCGGCCTCGAGTGGGTCTCGGCGGCGATCCTCGCCGCGGTGCTCCCCCTCGTCCCGCTGTTCATGTGGCTCGTGGGCGTGCTCACGCAGGGCCGCTCGGAGCGCGGCCTCGCGGCGATGCAGCGGCTCTCCGCGCAGGTGCTCGACCTCGTCGCGGGCCTCTCGACGCTGCGCGCGCTGGGCCGCGAGCGCGGTCCGGGGGCGCGCGTGCAGGCGCTCGGCGACGCGCACCGCCGGGCGACGATGGGCACGCTGCGGATCGCGTTCCTGTCCGGGATGGTGCTCGAGCTGCTCGCGACGCTGTCGGTCGCGCTCGTCGCGGTCGGGATCGGGCTGCGGCTCGTGAACGGCCACCTGGACCTGGTGACGGGCCTCGCCGTGCTCGTGCTGGCGCCCGAGGTGCTCGCGCCGCTGCGGGCCGTCGGCGCGCAGTTCCACGCCTCGACGGACGGCGTCGCGGCCGCCGAGGCCGCGTTCACGCTCCTCGAGGAGCCGCTGCCCGTCGCCTCCGCCGCGACCCGTCCCGCGCCCGACCTGCGCCGCACGCCCGTGCGGCTCGAGCACGTCACGGTCCGCACCGCCCGCGGCGCGACGCCCGACGACCTGAGCGTCGTCCTGACGCCCGGGCGCGTGACCGCGCTCGCGGGCCCGCCCGGGTCCGGCAAGTCCACCGCGGTCGAGGTCCTGCTGGGTCTCCTGACGCCCGACGAGGGGCGCGTGGTGATCGGCGACGACGACGCCGTCGTCGTGGCCGCCGGCGCGCCCGGGACGGTCGACCTCACCGACTTCCGGCGCCAGGTCTCGTGGCTCCCCCAGCGCCCCGTGCTGGAGCCGGGGACGCTCGCGCAGGTCGTGGGTGGCGACGACGAGCAGCGCGCCGCGGCCGCCGCGGTCACCGGGCTCGACGCCGTGGTCGAGCAGCTGCCCGAGGGCTGGGCGACGCGCGTGGGCCGCGGCGGGCACGGCCTGTCCGTCGGGCAGGCGCAGCGCGTCGCGCTGACGCGCGCGCTCGTCGTGACCGCGCCGCTCGTCGTGCTCGACGAGCCGACCGCGCACCTCGACGAAGCGAGCGAGCGCGTGGTGCTGCGCACGGTCGCGGCGCTGCGCGACGCGGGACGCACGGTGCTGCTCGTCGCGCACCGCCCCGCGCTGCTCGCGTGCGCGGACGACGTCGTGACGCTCGCGGCCGAGCCGGTGGCGTCGTGA
- the cydB gene encoding cytochrome d ubiquinol oxidase subunit II, which produces MELTTVWFVLIAVLWTGYLVLEGFDFGVGMLLGILPKKNDRERERRVMINTIGPVWDGNEVWLLTAGGATFAAFPEWYATLFSGFYLPLFLILLALIVRVVAFEWRGKIDDDRWRAWADRALIVGSWLPAVLWGVAFANIVRGVELDADHQYVGGFFALLNPFALLGGVVTALIFLTHGAIFLALKSDGDIRTRAGAFAARSSVATLVAAGVWAVWLQLSYSDEGWTWAAVAVAAVALVLVVLATQARREGQAFAASAVAIVAAVVLIFGSLFPDVMPAFDPANSLTVTNAASTSYTLTVMTWVAVILTPLVLLYQGWTYWVFRKRLTTEHLPAPAGLRFERPVEAGAGRGSGQAAGQEDSAGSGTIDG; this is translated from the coding sequence ATGGAGCTGACGACCGTCTGGTTCGTCCTGATCGCGGTCCTGTGGACCGGCTACCTCGTGCTCGAGGGGTTCGACTTCGGCGTCGGGATGCTGCTCGGCATCCTGCCCAAGAAGAACGACCGCGAGCGCGAGCGCCGCGTCATGATCAACACCATCGGCCCCGTGTGGGACGGCAACGAGGTGTGGCTGCTCACCGCCGGCGGTGCGACGTTCGCGGCGTTCCCCGAGTGGTACGCGACCCTGTTCAGCGGGTTCTACCTGCCGCTGTTCCTCATCCTGCTCGCGCTCATCGTGCGCGTGGTCGCGTTCGAGTGGCGCGGCAAGATCGACGACGACCGCTGGCGGGCCTGGGCGGACCGCGCGCTGATCGTCGGGTCCTGGCTGCCGGCCGTGCTGTGGGGCGTGGCGTTCGCGAACATCGTGCGCGGCGTCGAGCTCGACGCCGACCACCAGTACGTGGGCGGGTTCTTCGCGCTGCTCAACCCGTTCGCGCTGCTCGGCGGCGTGGTGACCGCGCTGATCTTCCTCACGCACGGCGCGATCTTCCTGGCGTTGAAGTCCGACGGCGACATCCGCACGCGGGCGGGCGCGTTCGCCGCGCGCTCGTCGGTCGCGACGCTCGTCGCGGCGGGCGTGTGGGCCGTGTGGCTGCAGCTGTCCTACTCCGACGAGGGCTGGACGTGGGCCGCGGTCGCGGTCGCCGCCGTCGCGCTCGTGCTCGTCGTGCTCGCGACCCAGGCCCGGCGCGAGGGCCAGGCCTTCGCGGCGTCGGCGGTCGCGATCGTCGCGGCCGTCGTGCTGATCTTCGGCTCGCTGTTCCCCGACGTCATGCCCGCGTTCGACCCCGCGAACTCGCTCACGGTGACGAACGCGGCCTCGACGAGCTACACGCTCACCGTCATGACCTGGGTCGCGGTGATCCTCACGCCGCTCGTCCTGCTCTACCAGGGGTGGACGTACTGGGTGTTCCGCAAGCGCCTGACGACCGAGCACCTGCCCGCACCCGCCGGGCTGCGGTTCGAGCGCCCGGTCGAGGCGGGTGCCGGACGAGGCTCGGGTCAGGCTGCCGGTCAGGAGGACTCCGCGGGATCAGGCACGATCGACGGGTGA
- a CDS encoding DUF6318 family protein: MRRVGILLLALLTSVTAAGCTDDRRPEAESATASRTESLSATSAPPTPLTASPSQSPRAAGPTEGPDQDLSTAPEPPAALTGPTSEESAADVAVYFLRSFPYAASTGDLTAWEQLSGPACQYCEAIRQAIDEIYSAGNRSTGGAIDVGVVETQRRRGSDTFIVTLTMRQYPSQTLSPTGEVIEDFPDTKVFRPLVEVQSTPEGWVVTGVQMDRVA; encoded by the coding sequence GTGCGGCGCGTCGGGATCCTGCTTCTCGCCCTCCTCACGTCGGTCACTGCGGCCGGTTGCACCGATGATCGGCGACCGGAGGCCGAGTCGGCGACCGCGAGCCGCACCGAGTCACTCTCTGCGACATCCGCTCCGCCGACACCACTCACGGCCTCGCCGTCGCAGAGTCCGCGGGCTGCTGGGCCCACCGAGGGCCCTGACCAAGACCTGTCGACCGCGCCCGAGCCACCAGCAGCGCTCACGGGCCCGACGAGCGAGGAGAGCGCCGCTGACGTCGCCGTCTACTTCCTTCGCTCCTTCCCCTACGCGGCGTCGACGGGCGATCTCACTGCTTGGGAGCAGCTCAGCGGCCCGGCCTGTCAGTACTGCGAGGCGATCCGTCAGGCCATCGATGAGATCTACTCCGCGGGCAACCGCAGCACGGGAGGAGCGATCGACGTGGGCGTCGTCGAGACCCAGCGCCGCCGTGGGTCAGACACGTTCATCGTCACGCTCACGATGCGGCAGTACCCCTCCCAGACCCTGAGCCCCACAGGTGAGGTCATCGAGGACTTCCCTGACACCAAGGTCTTCCGGCCGCTCGTCGAGGTCCAGTCCACCCCGGAGGGGTGGGTCGTGACGGGCGTGCAGATGGATCGCGTCGCATGA
- a CDS encoding GAF domain-containing sensor histidine kinase, with product MNDENPRGTHRRATPGEDGLVPVAGQPFTGGVMSDSQAPPVPLTGDALTDLLDAILAVASELELPAVLNRFVQVSAELTGARYGAINVLDDNGTSTTFVYTGVPTAIARMMRHAPHARGVLGQIPVLGALRLDDLTDHPAFQGWPANHPPMGSFLGASVRLGDHVFGQLYLSEKPGGFTESDEQTVIALAAATGVAVANAQLYAESGRREHWLRAGQEITTMLLEGIDEEDALAHIAATARAVAGADTAALALPGVGGRLMIELADGHDADRLVGVQMPEHGRAWTVMTEGRGLLTPSLSASRNVKVEQMRAFGPAMFAPLQTSGRGVGVLILLRRVGSLPFEESDLATAESFASQAALAFVLAEARHAQDIAALLDERERIARDLHDMAIQQLFATGMQLETVRRRAARGVDPSELTSIVEEALDNVDSSVREIRKIVHALRDPDAATGLVERLRREASLARTGLGFAPSLLVQLDGAPLSDDGLDEDRLDERVGTELTDDVVAVVREGLANAARHAHASSVSVRVDVSGQGPLGSVRVDVEDDGLGLPTTRSRRSGTGNLASRARQHGGTFTLGAAPGGRGTLLSWQAPLG from the coding sequence ATGAACGACGAGAACCCCCGCGGGACGCACCGCCGCGCGACACCCGGCGAGGACGGGCTCGTCCCGGTCGCGGGCCAGCCGTTCACGGGCGGAGTCATGTCGGACTCGCAGGCCCCGCCCGTCCCGCTCACCGGCGACGCGCTGACCGACCTGCTCGACGCGATCCTGGCGGTGGCGTCCGAGCTCGAGCTGCCCGCCGTCCTCAACCGGTTCGTGCAGGTCAGCGCCGAGCTCACGGGTGCCCGGTACGGCGCCATCAACGTGCTCGACGACAACGGCACGTCCACCACGTTCGTCTACACGGGCGTGCCCACCGCGATCGCCCGGATGATGCGGCACGCCCCGCACGCGCGCGGCGTCCTCGGCCAGATCCCGGTCCTCGGCGCGCTGCGCCTCGACGACCTCACCGACCACCCCGCGTTCCAGGGCTGGCCCGCCAACCACCCGCCGATGGGCTCCTTCCTCGGCGCGTCCGTCCGGCTGGGTGACCACGTGTTCGGCCAGCTGTACCTGTCCGAGAAGCCGGGCGGGTTCACGGAGTCCGACGAGCAGACCGTGATCGCGCTTGCCGCCGCGACCGGCGTCGCGGTCGCGAACGCCCAGCTCTACGCCGAGTCCGGCCGCCGCGAGCACTGGCTGCGCGCGGGCCAGGAGATCACGACGATGCTGCTCGAGGGCATCGACGAGGAGGACGCGCTCGCGCACATCGCCGCCACGGCGCGCGCCGTCGCCGGGGCGGACACGGCCGCACTCGCGCTGCCCGGCGTGGGTGGCCGGCTCATGATCGAGCTCGCCGACGGGCACGACGCCGACCGCCTGGTCGGCGTGCAGATGCCCGAGCACGGGCGTGCCTGGACCGTCATGACCGAGGGTCGGGGTCTGCTGACGCCCTCGCTGTCCGCGTCACGCAACGTCAAGGTCGAGCAGATGCGCGCGTTCGGCCCCGCGATGTTCGCGCCGCTGCAGACCTCGGGCCGCGGGGTCGGGGTGCTGATCCTGCTGCGGCGCGTGGGGTCGCTGCCGTTCGAGGAGAGCGACCTCGCCACCGCCGAGTCGTTCGCCTCCCAGGCGGCCCTCGCGTTCGTCCTCGCCGAGGCCCGGCACGCGCAGGACATCGCCGCGCTGCTCGACGAACGCGAGCGCATCGCCCGCGACCTGCACGACATGGCGATCCAGCAGCTGTTCGCCACCGGCATGCAGCTCGAGACCGTGCGCCGGCGCGCCGCCCGCGGCGTCGACCCGTCCGAGCTCACCTCGATCGTCGAGGAGGCGCTCGACAACGTCGACTCCTCCGTGCGCGAGATCCGCAAGATCGTCCACGCCCTGCGCGACCCCGACGCCGCCACCGGCCTCGTCGAACGTCTGCGCCGTGAGGCGTCCCTCGCGCGTACCGGCCTCGGCTTCGCCCCGTCGCTCCTCGTGCAGCTCGACGGCGCTCCCCTGTCCGACGACGGGCTCGACGAGGACCGCCTCGACGAGCGCGTCGGCACGGAGCTGACCGACGACGTCGTCGCGGTCGTGCGTGAGGGGCTCGCCAACGCCGCGCGGCACGCGCACGCGTCGTCCGTGTCCGTCCGCGTGGACGTGTCGGGTCAGGGGCCGCTCGGCTCGGTGCGGGTCGACGTCGAGGACGACGGCCTGGGCCTGCCCACGACGCGCAGCCGCCGCTCCGGCACCGGCAACCTCGCCTCCCGCGCCCGCCAGCACGGCGGCACCTTCACCCTCGGCGCCGCACCGGGCGGCCGCGGCACCCTCCTGAGCTGGCAGGCCCCGCTGGGCTGA
- a CDS encoding PKD domain-containing protein, producing MTPRRWTTRHALVLTATIAALVAGPPAVAARGKVDPREEDTVVINDSVARAHYRFRQQQRSGLPPEQRLEEWVLSRLCNVDSQFLEPEIDGECAPSNGTVHPPGCDGDEPVLPLWHRSRATLASPWSRWEMVVGWSCPADLLPTLTQEELRRLRIDPAPAHRQPNAPQTLVNKDLIVYTERAEQRFRTTIFDYAIDVVVTPATYSWDFGDGTEPLVTASPGAPYPSFELTHRYAEPLTASVTLTTTWTARFRVDDPHGEWQDVEGTAVTTTRTDEFEVIELRSHLDG from the coding sequence ATGACTCCTCGACGGTGGACGACCAGGCACGCGCTCGTCCTGACGGCAACCATCGCGGCGCTGGTCGCAGGCCCGCCCGCTGTCGCAGCCAGGGGAAAGGTGGATCCGCGCGAGGAGGACACGGTCGTCATCAACGACAGCGTGGCACGGGCGCACTACCGGTTCCGGCAGCAGCAACGCAGCGGGCTACCTCCCGAGCAACGACTGGAGGAGTGGGTTCTCTCCAGGTTGTGCAACGTCGACAGCCAGTTTCTCGAACCTGAGATCGACGGTGAGTGCGCGCCCTCGAACGGGACCGTCCATCCTCCTGGATGTGACGGCGACGAACCCGTTCTCCCTCTCTGGCACCGCTCGCGAGCGACGCTCGCGTCACCGTGGAGCCGATGGGAGATGGTCGTCGGGTGGTCGTGCCCGGCTGACCTGCTTCCGACGCTGACGCAGGAGGAGCTCCGCCGGCTGCGGATCGACCCCGCGCCGGCACACCGGCAGCCCAACGCTCCGCAGACGCTCGTCAACAAGGACCTGATCGTCTACACCGAGCGAGCGGAGCAGCGGTTCCGGACCACGATCTTCGACTACGCCATCGACGTGGTGGTCACACCCGCGACGTACTCATGGGACTTCGGCGACGGGACCGAGCCGCTCGTGACGGCCTCGCCCGGCGCGCCCTACCCGTCGTTCGAGCTGACCCACCGGTACGCCGAGCCGCTGACCGCCTCGGTGACCCTCACGACGACGTGGACCGCCCGCTTCCGCGTCGACGACCCGCACGGCGAGTGGCAGGACGTCGAGGGCACAGCCGTGACGACCACGCGCACCGACGAGTTCGAGGTCATCGAGCTGCGCTCGCACCTCGACGGCTGA